In a single window of the Pongo abelii isolate AG06213 chromosome 1, NHGRI_mPonAbe1-v2.0_pri, whole genome shotgun sequence genome:
- the TYW3 gene encoding tRNA wybutosine-synthesizing protein 3 homolog isoform X3, whose protein sequence is MDRSAEFRKWKAQCLSKADLSRKGSVDEDVVELVQFLNMRDQFFTTSSCAGRILLLDGGINGFEVQKQNCCWLLVTHKLCVKDDVIVALKKANGDATLKFEPFVLHVQCRQLQDAQILHSVAIDAGFRNSGITVGKRGKTMLAVRSTHGLEVPLSHKGKLMVTEEYIDFLLNVANQKMEENKKRIESSHSTQALFTCLPPCETCLSPSTMTVRPSQPHGTVLQLPTACFGKGNHD, encoded by the exons ATGGATCGCAGCGCGGAGTTCAGGAAATGGAAGGCGCAATGTTTGAGCAAAGCGGACCTCAGCCGGAAAGGCAGTGTGGACGAGGACGTGGTAGAGCTTGTGCAGTTTCTGAACATGCGAGATCAGTTTTTCACCACCAGCTCCTGCGCTGGCCGCATCCTACTCCTTGACGGG ggtatAAATGGTTTTGAGGTTCAGAAACAAAACTGTTGCTGGCTACTGGTTACACACAAACTTTGTGTAAAAGATGATGtg attGTAGCTCTGAAGAAAGCAAATGGTGATGCCACTTTGAAATTTGAACCATTTGTTCTTCATGTGCAGTGTCGACAATTGCAGGATGCACAGATTCTG catTCCGTGGCAATAGATGCTGGTTTCAGGAACTCTGGCATAACGGTGGGAAAGAGAGGAAAAACTATGTTG GCTGTCCGGAGTACACATGGCTTAGAAGTTCCATTAAGCCATAAGGGAAAACTGATGGTGACAGAGGAATATATTGACTTCCTGTTAAATGTGGCAAATcaaaaaatggaggaaaacaagaaaagaattgAGAG tagTCActctacacaagctctcttcacttgcctgccgccatgtgagacgtgcctttcaccttccaccatgactgtgaggccttcccagccacatggaact